Part of the Quercus robur chromosome 5, dhQueRobu3.1, whole genome shotgun sequence genome, gcttttttttttaagctggCACGGTCTAGTACTAGTACACTGTTTATtgcaaaaaagacaaaaaaatttgttagggAAAGTCAAAAAAGAcaccaatttcaaaataaataaataaataaatttgtcagaaaaaagtaaaaaaattttggttaatgGACACCTTGCGGTTAAcacaacccaaaaataaataccaTGCAAACACATGCACGATCTCCAAAAGCTAAGcgcaaatatataaatacataggaaaaaaaaaaagtaaaaaaactgaatgataaaaaaaaaatgtaaataataaagaattgggttttgagaaatgcacaatttttttctttttctttttgaaacctaGAAATGCACAAACTAAGCTAGAACAGAAATGAGGGTCTCCATGTCCAATTCTCTTCAATCTGAATGATAAAGAAAATGGTATTTGGGTTTGATAAAGCTCACTGAATAGAGATTGCAAGGGTGCAATCTCTATTCAAGGCTCACACTAACTAATAAAACATTTTTGGCTTTGTTTTTACCTTGAGCTTTCTTTGTGCAGTGCAGCTCAGTCTTCAACTAAACACATCCGCGACTCATAAATGTATTGTCACTTTTaaagtttctttaaaataattctGCAGAACCCAGTAAaggtttaaaaatatataattagtgTGCCTTAATTTATGTGAATATCAGAAAGATATGAATTAATTCACTTGCAATCCCACCGAAGGTACACGTGAAAGAAGCCAAACTAGCTAGCCAAGATCagtttgtttggtttgtgttcCTTCATTAACTATAAATTACTATGCTGCAGTGTTCCCAACCACTAGGATTTCCATTCTATTGTTACAAAGAGATTCCTAGAGAGGATGTGTCATATAACAGTATTGAATAACAACACAAAAAGGGTGAAATACTTTGAACTTTTTGATTCTTTGGCTTTAGAAAATCACCCGTATCAGTTGAACCCACCAATTGTCCATTTTGACTTGTAATTAATCCAATGGACAATGACCATTTCTCTTCAAAATGGCATAGAtgtcagcttatttttgttaggtCTTCTGGAGTTTAGTTATGTTTAATCCGGTTGACAACCCAACCCGATCCGAATAATGTTGCGTGATTTTGTAGTCTATTGTGAATCCTGTGCACAAGATATAGAAATCGTTTTTTGGTGATTAGGATTTTgtcttgttgttgtttttgaggaaaaaaaaaaaaaaaactgtagccgcactttgtatttttccttgataatagtgaaatccttaTAACTCCGTAAACGTAGGCAAATTAACAAACCacataaatattgttttatgcatgtaattttttttttttttttttttttatgttttctctattttttttgtttcttacaTGTTGGGAATTtcgggttgaattccttagaatTTTAAAACAAACCTTAGCGTTTTACTCTTCATTCTCATTCACAATTCTCAAGCTAGTATGCCTTTTGCTTTTTCTCCTCAATGTTGCTGCCATGCCAGCCCCCATTGTTTAGTTGTTATCAAATatcaacacaaccaaacaaaaacctcGCAATCGGTAAAAAAtgtccgtttttttttttttttttgaaactgaacTTTCATTCAAGAAGTAAAAATTACAACCAGATCAGAACACACAAGGAAAACAGAGCAGGAAAACAGGACAAAGGCACAAAAAATAGACCAAAAACCTGcttaacatttctttttcacTAGTTCATTCAGTGATACGTTGCAAGTGAATTAAATGAAGCAAAAAGTAAGATGTCAGTGAAGATAATAAAAGTGTTAAAGACAGCTACAAATGACTGACAGACACATAATCAATTGTATTTCAGCTATGAAATCGTTGCAAGGGTTTACCATATCTGATTTCTAAAACAAATCTCACAAATTTATTGTGTCTtcatatcattattatttatatcGTTCCAATCCTTTTTGCTTGTCCCCATGCACAATGACATTGCAAATAGAAATCTGAACTTTATAAAGTGCAAAAGCAGCATGTCATATTGTGGCGGCCTAGTTCCTATACATCCATCATGATCTATTAATCTTCGGCCAACTACTTTAAACTaacatatttattattaaagttAGATCATTTTGCAACTATTAAATAGATGAtccaatttctcaaaaaaaaaaaaaatagatgatcCAATAATGTGATGCGGCTTGTTAGGGCTTTTTTCAACTTCATGCGGATTGATGAGCTATCACTTCACAGGAGCCATTGGATGCTTTCAACGGCTGAGATCTGTGCTATTGCGGGATCTCAATCCCTCTTTCTCTGTACGTCTTCTTCACAGACTATAACTGGCATTAAAAACACATGCAGCTACCATGAACTTGGTAGCtcattaattataataatgCTTTACTATAAAGGTTCAGCTACTCTGTATCAGAAAGCATTAATTATATTGTATAGATATTGAGAAGTGAGAAGAACTACCCACAACCTCAAGATACAAAACTAAGAAGCCTTTGTTGAACTATACAAGGCGGGAGATAGAGATATTGACAGTGCAGCAGTTATGGCGAATGCTCCACATTTTTTCAAGATCATTCTCAACAATTGTCTACGAGATGGGAAGCTTGTAAGTATATTCATCTATCTCACTTTGTGTGCGATTTAAGAACTTGATGCTACTACTACTTTGTTAAACTAATCGGATCAAATGTATGATTATGGTCTTGGTCTCTTGTTTgggaaaaaatttacaattctaATGTTAGGTAATAACTCCAAAAAAAGAGTTATACATGTAGAACCAAAGAGTCTAGCTAGCTTGTTgaactttgtaattttttcatcTCATATTTTAAGCTTTGCGACTTGCAAGTTGCAAGTACCTTGGGACAGGCTGGTCCAAGAGGAGTTGATgttgttggttttgttcttttttattttttaatataattttataaaattatttaaagaactctttttattatttaattttcttattgtctttaagtttttgggttggtattctttgaaaaagaaaaggaaaaacagacTTTTAGTCTCTACAATTTTGGATACAAGCAGCTGTTTAGTAGCAGTATGGTTCCCCTTTCACCtacaaatatatttattctaGTTTTGGCCTTCCTAGTTATCACTTTGTTTGCACTTTGGGCAGTTGAAGATTTGTTATGCTAGATTAGGAGTCCatttcgatttttttttaataaaaattagttttaagtATAAATGTAAATAGAGaaaaggaagttttttttttttttttttttttttttaaattgtacatgagcaaatatgttaaaaactaaatggacttaaaagaaaaggtttttgTTTGCCAACACTACAGggattcaaataataaaaatagaagaataTAAAGAATTCCTCATACCTGCTCCCCTTTCccctcttcttctttattttattttattttattttattgttgttaattGCAGAATAAATATTCATGCAATCCATAAGATAGTGGAATAACTTTGGTTGGTTCTCAAAGATATATGGAGTATAAATGTACAATAGTAGAAAGGAATGAAGctttttatttgcattttattataataaagaTAAGATGCAAGAATTATTTTGATAGTAGAATGGAACCAAGTCAACTAACcattactctaattttttaaatattgttgtttAGAAACAGAAACCACGTTTTTCCTATTAAGAAcaatgtgtgtgtatgtgtgtgtgctTAATACTTCATATTGTATTTTATGTGCAAAACTTAATTATAGACTCATTCTTCACAGGGAATTCCTAAAAAGTTTACAAGGAAATATGGACAGGAGCTGTCAAATTCTGCATTTCTAAAACTTCCGAGTGGTGCAGAATGGAATATAGAATTGACAGAAAGTGATGGTGAGGTTTGCTTACAGAAGGGCTGGCCAGAATTTGCAAAGTACTACTCAGTAAAGCAGGGGCACTTCTTAGTTTTCCGATACGAAGGAAATTCCCACTTCTATGTACTCATATTTGATGAGAGTGCAACAGAAATAGACTATCATTTCAATACTTCTCATCATGGAAAAGGCAAGCTTCATAATGAATTTATAGCTCCTAATATGGAAGAGATTGAGAGTTATAGTGCTATTGAATTCTTAGGCAGCTTTCCACCAAGCCCAAAAACAAGGGATAAATCACCATTACCATATTTTCGACCCCACAAGATCGTGAAAACTAATTCAAGTGGTAAAATTGCAATCACTTCCAATATGTAAATTTCATATAATCATGTTTGAGTCAAAGTCCCTAGTTTATTATGTTTTCATAATCATGTTTAACTTAATTTTTCAGCAAAAGGCGTTAAAGGAATTTCTACGACTAAACACCGTTTGAAATCTAAGGCTGTTAGAATGATCCAGCCATTGAACAACAATGAAATAGCTAGAGCACTTCAGAGAGCAAGTGCTTTCAAACCTAAAAATCCGTATTTCAAGGTTGTCATTCAACAGTCGTACTTGGATCGGAATTTGGTAAGCTTTCAATTTAATAGCTACTTAATCATCAAAATTTCTCTAGTGTTCACTTTGCATGATGATATACATTTAAGAGAGAGGAAATTTGGTAGCAATGCATTCTTTCGGGCTACAAACTTTTTAGTTTCATTCTTCACTGGAAAAGACATAttctttccttaattttttttcttcattgtctTTTTTCAACAGAATATACCAAAGGACTTTGTGaagaaatattcaaatatattgCATGGCAATGTCAACCTTTGGGTCAATGGGAGTAACTGGCCTGTTGAGTTTTGCAAAAGGACTGATGAGAATCTAAAATGTAGGTTCAACTGTCGTTGGAAAGTATTTGCAAAGGACAATAATCTAGAAGTAGGTGATATTTGTACCTTTGAATTGATTGAGGCCACTAAGACTTTCAAAGTGGTCATTTTTCGTGTGAATGATGAAAATTGTTGTGCCCCCTATTGCTAAGTATGAAATTTGCTGAGTTTTCCAAATGAGTGCCACATTAGTTTGAATAACTTCATATATTCAATGttacttttttgaatttttagtagTGGCCATTACACCCCTAACCAATTTACTCTTTGAACTTTACTCATCTGTCAAATTAGTACCTTCTGTTAAATTGAGTAACATAACTCATGTGCCTATCATAAGAaaacacatgaaaaaataatcatttacaaattgaaattagaaaaacaaagagGAGACGGCCGGCAAAAGAGGGGTTCTCCAAGAGAGagacacacagagagagagttCTCTCACAATCGGAGTCCCTCTTGCCACCACTAAAAAGAGAGAGTTCTCTCTAATGCATGCATGCAAAAGTCAACTCTCATACTAAAATTAGATCGAATGAATCAGGATTTATCTATGAATATGTGCCCGTATGAAGTGGAAAAAACTTTAAGTGTTTGAcatgttaaaaactaaaaaataaataccttGCAAACACATGCACATGCAGTTCTCCAAAACCTAAGcgcaaatatataaatacatgggaaaaaaagaaaaaaaccacaagataaaaaaaaaatgtaaataaaaaaaaattgggttctGAGAAATGTACAAATTAAGCTAGTACAGAAAGGAAGATCTCCATGTCCAATTCTCTTCAATCTGAGTGataaagaaaatgatatttggGTTTGATAAAGCTCACTGAATAGAGATTGCAAGGGTGTTCAAGGCTTTGGATAAAGATATATCAAGGCTCACACTAACTAATAAAACATtcaaggctttttttttttttttttttttttttttttttttttttttttttttctcaaaaaaaaaagaaaaaaaaaaaagcattcttTGTACGTGTTGTTCAACTAATGAGAAAGTACGTGGACAAGGCAGTGCCACTCAGTCTTCAACTAAACACATCCGTGACTCATAAAAGTATTGTCACTTTTaaagtttctttaaaataattctGCGGAACCCGGTAATTCTGCATAACCCAGTAAAGgtttaaagatatataattagTGTGCCTTAATTTATGTGAATTTATAATTGTGTAGAACCCAGTACATGGTACTTATGACCTCTTTCTTCATTAGACACACAAACACACTTACACACTGATTTTATTGAGTACTGAATAACAACGCAAAAAGGGTGAAATACTTTTGAACTTTTTGATTCTTTGACTTTAGAAAATCACCAATATCAGTTGAACCACCAATTGTCCATTTTGACTTGTACTTAATCCAATGGACAATGCCcatttctctccaaaatggcATAGATGTCAGCTTATTTTAAAACAAACCTTTGCGTTTTACTCTTCATTCTCATTCACAATTCTCAAGCTAGTCTGCCTTTTGCTTTTTCTCCTCAATGTTGCTGCCATGCCAGCCCCTATTGTTTAGTTGTTATCAAATatcaacacaaccaaacaaaaccctCGCAATCAGTAATAAATGATCTGtctttttttgtcttaatttttttttcatctgacCATCTCCTTGCTGCTAAAATAGTAGAGTGAACCTGCAACTATGTCAAGATGTGGGGCTATGAAGTGTTGAGTGGATAATTcgttaaaaagaaattaatataagaaaattttaataatatgaatgATAAGGTGGATAGTGCTTAAAATCACAGTGGAATTCATTTTTTAATGCGAGTAACATGTATATAAATGAGAAAacaaatcatttttaatttcattttaggTTAATTCTTGAGTTATATTAAAGCTAAAACAAATTTTAGCAAGTCATAAACGATTAGAGTATGCTTTAAGAATAAAGATGCTACTATTATTGGGTATAATTTTGATGCgaaaatctcttattcaataacAAAAGACTTTACTAAGAGTATCCCATCAGTATGTGCAAAGttgtgcaaaattaaaaaagtaactgattttacacattttgagtaaaaaaacacccacatcaacGGATGTAAAATTGTGCACAAATGCACAATTGTTATAGTAACTGTGCATGTAGCaaccatgcatatatgcacaGTTATTGTCGtaaaaatagccaaataccacgttttggtaaaatttgtggcaaactaATACTGTTTCAGAAATATGTAGTAATTTACTACTTTTTTAGTACGCGAGTTTCACAAAATCGAGTTCTTAAGTGAGTCGCCAACGTGGCACTGCTAACCTAGAATTTGATCAATTAAAAAAGCAATGTAGTACTCGATATTGTGGAAATTGAGTACTTTTTTAAGGTACTCGAGCTTAACAAAGTCGAGTACcttgtttctcttttcttttttctcttttcttttttcctactTTTTGCCTAGAAATCCCTTTTATCTTGTAGCTTGCTATCACAGTAGATCAAAAACTCAGGCATCTCAATGGAGATGGGTGTATTTCAAAGGTCCAAATTTCACTGTTAAGCCAGTTGAAATTAATGGTCGGCTTCTCATAGTCATATTGTGTATGAAAGTATGCTCAATGTTGTCATGAAAACATGTTTAAGGCTAAGGTCCGCTATTTCCGGTGGGTCTTCAAAATCCATCCCACACATTTGGGTAGGTAATGCTGAAGTTGTGGAGGTGGCAGATTGAAGCTTTCTGATAGACTGGTAAAGCATACTTCTCATAGCAAAGTTTTTAAGGGCTAGCCAGGAGATTTTTGTACTAGTGGATCTCCTTGATAGGGGTTGTTGGAAGTCAAGTGCTGTTGATTTTGTAACAGTAAGAAAGGAGAATTGTCTGTGTGCTCATGGACCACAAGATTTTGTTTGGTGCACACAAATCACAAGTAGTTGAAATAAGTTTTGTACgaaacaaaaagtagaaaaaaaaaaagaaaaaaagaaaagaaaaacaaggtactcgagcttaTAAAACTCAAGTACCTTAAAAAAGTACTCGATTTCCACAATATCGAgtaccacattatttttttaattgatcaaATTCCAGGTCAGCAGTGCCACGCTGGTGATTCACCTAGAAACTCGAGTTCACTGAACTCGAATACTgtttagaactctattttgtgaaactcgagtactaaaaaagtggtaaattGCTACATATTTCAGAAACAGTACtagtttgccacaaattttgccaaaatgTGGTATTTGACTATTTTCGCCCTATTACTATAGCATatgcattaaaattttattgttttttctctctccaccttactctctctttttctctctggtCTGACTCTCCACCTCATTGGGttccctctctttctcaacAATCACAGCAActcaacaaagaagaagaagacaaataGAAAAATCCCAACTTAGCACAACCCAACTATCACCACTGTAACCCATACCTGCCGAAAAACTCattccaaatccaaaccaaaatcaataaaaactaaATCCAATGGAAAACCCATATCAAAAATCCAACATAAACCCACATGAAAAACCCAATGGAAAACAATTAGATATACTGTCATTGCTGCCGCCAGATCTACCCTACTGTTGCCGCATCTGCCTTGCTGTCGCCGCCGCATCTGCCTTGCTACCATCGCTAGATCCAACCCAAATGGACTTAGATTGACATGGGTTTGTGTTGAAGTGaagttttttggtttgtttatggagtttttatggtttattaatGGAGTTTTCCGGtgaagaaaggggcaaaagaagaaaacttgACCGGTGAAGAAagatgagagaaagaagaaaaagaaagaaaattcacagagagagagagagagagagagagagagagagagaatagtgttcagaaaataaaagagagaaagtggGATTGACGATGGAGGAtgttgaaataataaaaaaaaaagaatataaaatgattatttaaagaaaataatgtgTATAATAGACAAACTAATGTGGGTGTTTTATAAAAATGAGAGTGTAAACTGGAAAAATTAGGTTTTAGATGtgcaaatttacaaaaattttgcaTCTACTAATGCGGATGCTCTAATTGTACTAAtggaacccccccccccccccccccacacacacacacacacataaagtTGAACtaacttaactttttttttttttttagaaaggtTGAACTATCTTAACTgaatatattaaatttgataattttgtattcaacatatttatgaattatgattatTGTATTAATACTATCTCAGCCTCTGAGTGAAAATTCTTGGTTGTACGCCTGTACCTATATATAGTAGTGAACAAGTTGAAGTGTTCAATCTTATATTGAGATTAAGTTTTTATATTGGGAAGTGCTagagttacaaactattttataatattttttacaaaaaatgttAATGTAATGAGTAGTTATTGGTaagtgaaaaagtgatattaataataaattcaaataagaaccaataataattaaCCACATCAATATACAGTGGTTAGTAAATTACAAATTGGTGTGTTTTGAATTAACTTATAAGCCAGATTTTTGCTTTTTAGTATTTATATACggcttttttttaaatctcaatttttcttactttttctcacattttcaaaatataaaatataatttagcactttttcagtaaaaaaattttaacaaaaagttaaaataaactattttcaaacaaacactaaaaacatTCATGTAATGTATAGCATAAGTggtaaattttacaaatttaattaaaaaaattatcctcaTCGATCAACTTATGTAACTTTGtgtaaatttgaattgttgTTATAgtaacaatataaatatatgtggTTACTATTCATATGTAAATCAATTTTCTAATACTTATTTGCTAGCATACTAAAGAGAGAAATGCTTTGagagagtaataaaaaaattgaaaaagaaataataatttaataaaataaagtataaaataaataatatgatatatgtgtTTAGAAAAgtgattatataaaataaaaataaaataaaaaagtttaaacaaaataatgcaaaaaaaaaaaattattgaattatgtctttaaagaaaaatcttaagaaaaaatgaaaaagtgaataACTTCTTAAAtagcattttcaatttttcatttaaaaaattcttaaaattgatGATTAATGTATGCCCTAAATAATTTTCTAATACCATACATTaatctaaccaaaaaaatattagatcATCTGTTTATCAGTTACAGAGCAGGAACGAAACAAATATTGGATCATCTGTTTATCAGTTGTTGAATGATCTACCTTTAATGAAAaagtcttaattgaataaatctgaaatttaaagggctgaaatgaaagaaagtaaagttagaggaTAGAAATGAAATCTGAGAAAAGTTAAATggtcaattttgcattttagcgtAATAATAAATATGCTAGTTAAAAGTAGTTGGCCGAAGATGAATAGATCCAGATGGATGTAAAAGGGCACaaatcacaagtttttttttttttttttttttggtaaacaaaaaaaagtttagattGGAACAAGTGAAAAGGATTGGAACAATATAAATAATGATATGAAGACACGATAAATTTGTGAGATTTGTTTTAGAATCTCTGCAATGATTTCAGAGCTGAAATACAATTGGGAATTGAAAAACctgtgacaattttttcaactcccaataaaatttttccaaaaataatttattaacatgtGGCATACATTAAAACCCTATAAATAATGATACAAAGTCTCCGTTTGgataccaataaaaaataaaaattatttcaatattcAGCTTATTTTCGCTGCTATTTATAggctcattgcactttttggtactatttgtAGGCtccactgtattatttcaactaacttttacttttatctacaatactttgagcaataagttttcagttttagcaaaataagtggtatctgAACAGACTTGAAGACACAATAAATTTGTGAGATTTGTTTTAGAACCCTTGCAACGATTTCAGAACTGAAGTATAATTGTCAATTGGTTATGTGTCAGTCATCCATTTGTAGCTTTCTTTAATAGCTTgccatttttacatttttatcttCACTGATATCTTACTTTCAGCTTCATTTAATTCACTTGCAACATATTACTAATACTGATGGAAcaagtgaaagaaaaaacaaaaaaaacagcCAAGATCACTAAATTTGGATTCTCTTTAATGGGTAGTAaagttttctgcataaaatGATGTAATACTTGTTGTCATAACTGTCAGTATCGTACAATACATGATACGTATCGTATCGTGTGCAAAAAGTTTCGTATCATAAGTGCTCATAAATCGTCCGATACATAAATGTGTATTATATGAATCGTATCATATCAGTGAATCATACGTATTATACGATATATAGACATGTGggtttaaaatgagtttttttgttaaaatatgtgattttatttgatttaaacaagttgttagacttttttaacacaaatttaTTGGGAAACTTAATTGATTCTAATtcccatgagtttttttttttttttccctcccttctctttctcctacaaaatttaGACTATACTTATAACACTCACTTTCATATATGCAAATATATTTTCTATgctattaataataaaatgaaaatataaattttttttttattttgttcttattaTTATGAGTCTAAAAAGTTAGAAtgccaagaaaaaataaatagaataaattgttagaataaaaaaacaaaacaaaaatagtaaatgttggtaataatgaagaaaatgtctatgaaaaaataattttgtaagatgctgaacatgatgataacattgacttagatggagttgattaaataagatgatgaaaagataatatattttggttcatatatcatatattttcACTTCAgagtttaatcaatttgaatgtgcATGTTGCTAATATAAGTtactttgatttatttagttagctttgttaaattttattgcataagtaatgattaaattggtatttaattgaatatattttgaatttataatgaGTATATCtttcatatattttataattttattaaatgtttATGTATCTTACGATACACGATTCGATACAATATAtgatacataaaaattaaaaatcgattTATGATACGATTCATGATTTAACAACTATGCTTCTTGTTATTAAAAGTGGCAGAGTGAGATCATGTATTCATGTGTGACCTTAAAGCACTTAAatcagtttatttttatatgtaatgTAAGGATCTTTTTATCTTACAGTAGTACTTGTCTTGGCTTGTGGAATTTATTAGGACTTGTCACTGTTTAACTTTTAACACCAGCATTCACATCCCGTTTTTTATATGCCATATATTGGTATATTTTAGCATCAAAGGCATAAAAACAATCCGTTACCCGGTCTTTcactattaaatatttttacaattgtaCTATAGTATCATCATAAATTTATGATGCTCAtctctccgcctctctctctttctcctctcttGTTCtgctctcttctttcttcaaaaCCACCATGGCCAGACCACCGTCACCACTAAGAAAGTAACAATCACAAGGACCGGAGGGTGGTGCGTGAAACTGATGGGTCAATATCAGAAAGATGTGAATTAAAAGACGAGGAGAGGCTTGGGGGAGCATTTTACTTTCAGCTTCAATTAATTCACTTGCAATCCTACTGAAGGTACACGTGAAAGAAGCCAAACTGCCAAGATCAGTTCTCCCCAACTTTACTATGCTGCAGTGCTCCCAACCACTAGGATTTCCATTCTATTATTACAAAGAGATTCCTAGAGAGGATGTGTCAGATTATTGAAATAACAACGCAAAAAGGGTGAAATACTTTGAACTTTTTGATTCTTTGGCTTTAGAAAATCACCAGTATTAGTTGAACACACCAATTGTCCATTTTGACTTGTAATTAATCCAGTGGACAATGCTCATCTCTCTCCAAAATGGCATAGATGTCAACTAATTTTAAAGCCAAACTTTACGTTTTACTCCTTTCACATTCACAATTCTCAAGCTAGTATGCCTTTTGCTTTTTCTCCTCAATGTTACTGCCATGCCAGCCCACATTGTTTAGTTGTTATCAAATATCAACACAACAAAGCTCATctcaacacaaccaaacaaaaccctCGAAAtcagtaaaatatatatatatatatatatataattttt contains:
- the LOC126729206 gene encoding B3 domain-containing transcription factor VRN1-like, with the protein product MANAPHFFKIILNNCLRDGKLGIPKKFTRKYGQELSNSAFLKLPSGAEWNIELTESDGEVCLQKGWPEFAKYYSVKQGHFLVFRYEGNSHFYVLIFDESATEIDYHFNTSHHGKGKLHNEFIAPNMEEIESYSAIEFLGSFPPSPKTRDKSPLPYFRPHKIVKTNSSAKGVKGISTTKHRLKSKAVRMIQPLNNNEIARALQRASAFKPKNPYFKVVIQQSYLDRNLNIPKDFVKKYSNILHGNVNLWVNGSNWPVEFCKRTDENLKCRFNCRWKVFAKDNNLEVGDICTFELIEATKTFKVVIFRVNDENCCAPYC